A single region of the Zygotorulaspora mrakii chromosome 4, complete sequence genome encodes:
- the ERG29 gene encoding Erg29p (similar to Saccharomyces cerevisiae YMR134W; ancestral locus Anc_2.397), translated as MGFGARYLELESRILDRLSQTRYIQEVIHDTISGRITLFLMVVGTIAFFNELYITIEMSFLQKETYEELNKGYIDESLKLHKMIVSDEYHGREYMDEKSGIVIEEFEEREKFFAKPVHVAHLYVVCNILKDENPILSTPLQFHIEFSPEEYEGEKRLEFGCRLKVLRTKLYHLFKDSPLYDDLVENGSNFTVSKNVRIYNTLDELLPTTIDAVQLCFLKMETGDKIKCNFVIDN; from the coding sequence ATGGGCTTTGGGGCTAGGTACTTGGAATTAGAATCGAGGATTCTTGATCGCTTGTCGCAAACGCGGTACATTCAAGAGGTTATCCATGACACGATTAGCGGTAGAATAACACTATTCCTGATGGTCGTAGGGacaattgcatttttcaatgagcTTTACATCACGATCGAAATGAGTTTTCTGCAAAAGGAGACGTATGAAGAGCTGAATAAGGGATATATTGACGAGAGCTTGAAGTTGCACAAGATGATAGTATCGGACGAATACCACGGTCGCGAATACATGGATGAGAAGAGCGGCATTGTGATTGAAGAGTTCGAAGAGAGAGAGAAGTTTTTTGCCAAACCGGTGCATGTGGCTCATCTGTATGTTGTGTGcaacattttgaaagatgaaaacCCAATTTTGTCAACACCGTTGCAGTTTCATATAGAATTTTCACCAGAAGAATatgaaggtgaaaaaagacTTGAATTTGGTTGTAGATTGAAAGTTTTAAGAACCAAACTGtaccatcttttcaaagattcacCGCTTTACGATGATCTAGTTGAAAATGGATCCAATTTCACCGTGTCCAAGAATGTGCGCATATACAATACACTCGATGAGCTTTTGCCGACTACCATCGATGCTGTACAATtatgctttttgaaaatggagaCGGGagataaaataaaatgcAATTTCGTGATAGATAACTGA
- the GID8 gene encoding glucose-induced degradation complex subunit GID8 (similar to Saccharomyces cerevisiae GID8 (YMR135C); ancestral locus Anc_2.396), with translation MSNGGKVYEKKTFSREEWSEQVLRSMLPMSGSEMYGTSNNARAAVSKDFASTTSFHEPSIPKLLLNYFVCMPYEEASVRMARELGYVKTNKDAIEFNNLYKIGERAYIVELIKKGNISEAMEEINSTFGIEVLERNSDLGSRSGTTGNYESSTRSLSNSNNGKEDLHFKLLLLNLIEMIRAHDKEKRTNESAEDSDEFVLKLIQYSQEKLALKASSNRSYMAEVELVMTLLLFPMDNKFKIKKPKSLKNLYSLSLRTKIADLVNRKILSHIHSEVEARCAKDNKFPNLIGSDKGIINKQSSAISEVLMVRPKEDIGLNLKTEKVADIRDSPDGVLKSSPSVSEDWANTVDMIKTGQKSSKSVSGLSDSDPSVDDFDLSEYQYEPRLVQVMKLWAWCENQLHNNDIGVPRVGSNT, from the coding sequence ATGTCGAATGGTGGCAAGGTTTACGAGAAAAAAACCTTTAGTAGGGAGGAATGGAGCGAGCAGGTGTTGAGATCAATGCTGCCCATGTCGGGCAGCGAGATGTATGGGACGTCAAATAATGCGCGAGCGGCGGTATCGAAGGACTTCGCATCTACAACCAGCTTTCACGAGCCTTCAATACCGAAGTTGCTGCTGAACTACTTCGTTTGCATGCCCTATGAGGAGGCAAGTGTAAGAATGGCACGCGAATTGGGATATGTAAAGACCAACAAAGATGCCATCGAATTCAACAATTTGTATAAGATTGGAGAAAGAGCTTACATTGTGGAGCTGATCAAAAAGGGTAACATCTCGGAAGCAATGGAGGAAATCAACTCAACCTTTGGTATTGAGGTGTTGGAACGCAATAGTGATTTAGGTTCAAGAAGCGGAACTACAGGTAACTACGAGTCTAGTACACGAAGCCTATCCAATTCGAATAATGGCAAAGAGGATCTTCACTTTAAGCTACTTCTTCTAAATCTCATAGAAATGATACGTGCTCATGATAAGGAAAAGAGAACTAATGAATCGGCAGAGGATTCAGATGAATTTGTGCTGAAATTAATCCAGTACTCACAAGAAAAGTTGGCCTTGAAAGCCTCTTCCAATAGAAGTTATATGGCGGAAGTTGAATTGGTAATGACTTTACTCTTATTTCCCATGGACAATAAATttaaaattaaaaaacCAAAGAgtctgaaaaatttgtattCACTCTCGCTACGTACTAAGATTGCGGATTTGGTGAACaggaaaattttgagtCATATTCATTCCGAAGTCGAAGCTAGATGCGCTAAAGACAACAAATTCCCCAATTTGATAGGATCAGACAAGGGAATCATAAATAAGCAGAGTTCAGCAATTTCAGAAGTACTAATGGTAAGaccaaaagaagatattgGTTTAAACTTGAAAACTGAAAAGGTTGCGGATATTAGAGATTCTCCTGATGGTGTACTCAAGTCCTCACCTTCAGTAAGCGAGGATTGGGCAAATACCGTAGATATGATCAAAACGGGACAAAAGTCAAGTAAGTCAGTTAGCGGACTATCGGATTCAGATCCATCAGTAGACGATTTTGATCTATCGGAATATCAATATGAGCCCAGATTAGTTCAAGTCATGAAACTATGGGCATGGTGTGAGAATCAACTGCATAATAATGATATAGGTGTACCTAGAGTAGGTTCAAATACATAG
- the GAT2 gene encoding Gat2p (similar to Saccharomyces cerevisiae GAT2 (YMR136W); ancestral locus Anc_2.395) yields the protein MCATKMSCVRIQEMSASNMENNHSAEKEARGKGVRKFKGLDTSGRSTSNRQSLLRRSDRSSERDAERDARTISVPNLLNLGNEQRVTRVGDAAIKGGESGTHAGEDVLRVPQEYTENSFVVSSMSQSAYQAARAQRKSSVDSLMRAAVTVERNDQDLRKMHQNQINSIIDFKNQISDEIQSWPNTGHTSQENAIRSSTEAMKDFTFTDMSSENLDSLKHVANTLHATVKQLDELKRQQRPNEDFNRQRIRLPSIDMMTSNIGSNPQAGLRNYQFPNDEFNRNPRPSNRHLESQFIASSSASSSSSIHQPVTSYVQAHPHNSGNYVSFTGPMTNVSPRINHRATISDPSSAYRSSMMKERQNSATCSNWPLLPFYPLAPSSSSSSSSCPIVFQPPYSSNDSSADSSRQNAAENSIGKRKLESKDQKINMRTQRSSSENSVFQNRQALAHGLLMAENIKRNQQSTTSCIHCGEASTPEWRRGPYGNRTLCNACGLFYRKLVKRFGNKDTNMFMRYRKSTNPEDRRVPSIAEVPKSIQQELDNDKNLDGEYFTIGGTNANFIFSENKK from the coding sequence ATGTGTGCGACCAAGATGTCCTGCGTAAGAATACAGGAGATGTCAGCATCCAATATGGAAAACAATCATTCTGCTGAAAAGGAGGCGAGAGGCAAAGGTGTGCGCAAGTTTAAAGGCTTGGATACTAGCGGGCGTAGCACGTCGAATCGTCAGTCGTTGTTGCGACGTTCGGATCGCAGCTCGGAGAGAGATGCGGAGCGGGATGCAAGAACTATATCGGTTCCCAATCTGTTGAATCTGGGCAACGAGCAACGGGTGACAAGGGTAGGCGATGCTGCGATCAAAGGCGGTGAGAGTGGTACCCATGCTGGCGAAGACGTGTTGAGGGTCCCACAAGAATACACTGAGAACTCATTTGTGGTGAGCAGTATGAGTCAAAGTGCGTATCAGGCAGCAAGGGCGCAGCGAAAAAGTTCGGTTGACTCATTGATGCGTGCGGCTGTTACCGTTGAAAGGAACGACCAGGATTTGAGGAAAATGCATCAAAACcaaataaattcaattatTGACTTCAAAAATCAGATCTCAGATGAGATTCAATCTTGGCCAAATACTGGGCATACATCGCAGGAGAATGCGATTAGATCATCAACTGAAGCAATGAAGGATTTCACCTTCACTGATATGAGTTCTGAAAATTTAGACTCCCTTAAACATGTTGCCAATACTTTACATGCTACCGTTAAACAGTTAGATGAGTTGAAAAGGCAGCAACGTCCCAATGAAGACTTCAATAGGCAAAGAATAAGGCTACCATCGATAGATATGATGACTTCAAATATCGGGAGTAACCCGCAGGCGGGACTTCGAAATTACCAGTTCCCAAATGATGAGTTCAACAGAAACCCTAGACCAAGCAACCGACATCTAGAGTCACAATTCATTGCTTCATCGTCGGCatcgtcgtcatcatcaattCACCAACCGGTAACCTCTTATGTCCAAGCACATCCGCATAACTCAGGAAATTATGTTTCATTTACAGGCCCGATGACCAACGTATCTCCCAGAATAAATCATCGTGCTACAATTTCAGATCCATCGTCGGCTTATCGATCCAGTATGATGAAGGAGCGACAAAATTCAGCTACTTGTAGTAATTGGCCCTTACTTCCATTTTATCCGCTAGctccttcttcttcttcttcttcttcttcttgtcCCATTGTATTCCAGCCGCCATACTCATCAAATGACTCATCCGCTGATTCATCCAGACAGAATGCTGCTGAAAACAGCATTGGTAAACGAAAATTGGAAAGTAAAGATCAAAAGATTAATATGAGAACACAAAGATCGTCATCAGAAAACTCAGTGTTTCAAAATCGGCAAGCTTTAGCTCATGGATTGCTCATGGCTGagaatatcaaaagaaacCAACAATCAACTACATCCTGCATACATTGTGGAGAAGCTAGTACACCAGAATGGCGTCGAGGGCCCTATGGAAATAGAACCTTGTGTAATGCATGCGGATTGTTTTACCGCAAATTAGTTAAAAGGTTCGGAAATAAAGATACAAATATGTTTATGAGATATAGGAAAAGCACAAATCCTGAAGATCGAAGGGTTCCCTCCATTGCAGAGGTACCTAAATCAATACAGCAGGAGCTGGacaatgataaaaatttagaTGGTGAATACTTCACAATCGGTGGTACGAATGCgaacttcattttttcagagaataaaaaatga
- a CDS encoding MDR family MFS transporter, whose protein sequence is MVSSVKDEAAIAVDIEDHSSASVKWEGRDYANDTYLNPSSQAGDLEKADPLGDEVARQKAQELEQENGNGNNGQSHLGHAYPQGFVLYACVISLVLSLFLAALDIMIVATLIEDVARQFHDYSNTGWIFSGYTLPNAVLCLLWGRIAAVIGFKSSMLASIFIFEIGSLISGVATSLNMLIGGRVVSGIGGSGIQSLVFVIAFSLVEERKKGIVIAFLSSAFGLSSVAGPFIGGAFTSHVTWRWCFYINLPIGGLAFTVFVLFYNPTGERKTVVSIVKDFFTNSYANMKKLKCLAKFKTWKFIVHSLIFQFDIIECIICSAGLVLVLIAFSFGGNKYRWDSGNIIAMFVIGILLIIFALVYDFAIFPRFKTVRGNVQYQPLMKWENFKKPGIFTANSAVFFQSITFSIQMVYLVQFFQLVYNDTAWNAAVHLLAAAIPTVISVMFSGVLNSKTGYIKPITVVGGIFSVVGAGALTRLNNHSTNSQHIGLLILPGLAFGAILQSSMLGCQNQVDKNSPTARIDFISVVTLNNFLKVLGQAFGGIVCETVFSASILNKLKQHNIQLGTESTVNELIIYRGTHFDGATSLMGDLISQSIVDVFYMALGCAALAFISGVLTSNKKNDVRKHPPSPSPTSNQKSDHSSASVAPSKETSSIAS, encoded by the coding sequence aTGGTGTCTTCCGTAAAAGATGAGGCCGCAATCGCGGTCGATATAGAGGACCACTCGTCGGCCAGCGTCAAATGGGAAGGGCGTGATTATGCCAACGACACATACTTGAACCCGTCGAGCCAGGCTGGGGATCTCGAGAAGGCTGATCCGCTGGGGGATGAAGTGGCAAGACAGAAAGCGCAGGAGCTGGAGCAGGAGAACGGAAATGGAAATAATGGTCAATCGCATCTCGGGCACGCTTATCCTCAAGGGTTCGTTCTGTATGCGTGTGTGATTTCATTAGTGCTGTCTCTGTTTTTGGCTGCGCTGGATATCATGATCGTTGCCACTTTGATAGAAGACGTGGCGAGACAATTCCACGATTACTCGAACACGGGTTGGATATTTTCGGGTTACACCCTTCCAAATGCTGTTTTATGTCTTCTGTGGGGTCGTATTGCGGCGGTGATTGGTTTTAAATCTTCGATGCTGgcttcaatttttatcttcGAGATCGGATCCCTGATATCGGGTGTTGCTACCTCTTTGAACATGCTTATCGGTGGAAGAGTTGTCTCGGGTATAGGCGGAAGTGGTATTCAGAGTTTAGTGTTCGTAATTGCATTTTCGCTCGTggaagaaaggaaaaaaggtATAGTTATTGCGTTTCTGTCAAGTGCTTTTGGGCTGTCTAGTGTTGCTGGACCTTTCATTGGAGGTGCATTTACTTCACATGTGACTTGGAGATGGTGCTTTTATATCAATTTGCCTATCGGTGGATTGGCCTTTACAGTCTTTGTCCTCTTCTACAATCCAACCGGAGAGAGAAAAACTGTTGTTTCCATCGTCAAGGACTTCTTCACCAACTCCTATGCGAAcatgaagaaattgaaatgtTTAGCGAAATTCAAAACGTGGAAATTTATTGTTCATTCACTTATTTTCCAGTTTGATATCATCGAGTGCATCATTTGTTCGGCTGGATTGGTACTTGTGCTTATTGCATTTTCATTCGGTGGTAATAAATACAGATGGGATTCCGGGAATATTATTGCAATGTTTGTTATTGGTATACTGTTGATCATTTTTGCACTGGTCTAcgattttgcaattttcCCAAGATTCAAAACCGTAAGAGGAAATGTTCAATACCAAccattgatgaaatggGAGAATTTTAAGAAACCAGGTATCTTCACTGCAAACTCTGcagtttttttccaaagtaTTACATTCTCCATCCAAATGGTTTACCTGgttcagttttttcaattggtttATAATGATACTGCATGGAATGCTGCTGTTCATTTATTGGCTGCTGCTATACCAACGGTCATTTCCGTTATGTTCTCTGGTGTTTTAAACAGTAAAACCGGTTATATCAAACCAATTACTGTAGTCGGTGGTATCTTTTCAGTAGTCGGTGCAGGTGCATTGACAAGATTGAATAATCATTCAACCAACAGTCAACACATTGGCTTGCTAATTCTACCTGGTCTGGCATTTGGTGCTATTTTACAAAGTTCCATGCTTGGTTGCCAAAATCAAGTTGACAAAAACTCTCCAACTGCACGTattgatttcatttcaGTAGTTACTCTAAACAATTTCTTGAAAGTATTGGGTCAAGCTTTTGGTGGTATAGTTTGCGAAACAGTGTTTAGCGCgtcaattttgaataaattaAAGCAACACAATATTCAACTAGGCACAGAAAGTACTGTTAATGAATTGATCATCTACAGAGGTACCCACTTCGACGGTGCAACTTCTTTGATGGGAGATTTGATTAGTCAATCGATTGTTGACGTTTTCTACATGGCCTTAGGGTGTGCAGCTCTCGCTTTTATTTCAGGCGTTTTAAcatcaaacaagaaaaatgatgtgAGAAAGCATCCACCTTCTCCATCTCCAACATCTAATCAGAAGAGCGATCATTCATCTGCTTCTGTGGCACCTTCCAAAGAAACAAGTTCAATTGCGAGTTAA
- the PSO2 gene encoding DNA cross-link repair protein PSO2 (similar to Saccharomyces cerevisiae PSO2 (YMR137C); ancestral locus Anc_2.394): protein MSKRSRSIVEIKRSDIKWKNGGRVLRETKKQRKLFEFDIPTAPSLNVREKSFDNTSMEKQDLIVIEDDDEDSADDDKERRNRGCIDTSAAAKLEEVEVIELLHDDSDVYAPEASPSSTSSVFKEVKKVEGEPVTCPLCSKDLTDWENYQREAHAENCLEKSNDSNTSIARTSKKRAVIRPPLPQIKVLEFSNKHKIVVDGFNFDRKPDITQYFLSHFHADHYMGLKKSWDNGSIYGSQVTINLMLQKFNIPRDLVRILPMNVETWFEPTISVIPLDANHCPGATVFLFQEWDTTRTKTVKQILHTGDFRSNDSLVTKLNDICVTPIDQVYLDTTYLIPGFHFPHQKSVLKVSADFCLQIIKQGKSKLFNDTQRSIFNFRLVVKPQKYLYKCLFLVGTYTIGKERLAISIAQALGTKIYVPKGTPRCRIISQYLDYFPPHLISHNLEECCVHLVPLSVLHSKETIDQYFKPFTSIYQDLVGFIPTGWTYTNKYAIDLNFADTAQRIAYCRQVLNDDATDRLDVQFILKQYKRHAKYQVFRVPYSEHSSFKDLVRFGTSVNYKQMLATVNLHSLDKIRDMNEWFKAWQTIAHSHAT from the coding sequence ATGTCAAAGAGGTCGAGGTCAATTGTGGAAATCAAGAGATCTGATATCAAATGGAAGAACGGTGGTAGGGTCCTTCGTGAGACCAAGAAGCAGCGAAAGTTATTTGAATTCGATATTCCAACGGCACCCAGTCTGAACGTGCGAGAGAAATCCTTCGATAACACCAGTATGGAAAAACAGGATCTGATTGTCatcgaagatgatgatgaagatagtGCTGATGATGACAAGGAACGGCGAAATCGCGGATGTATAGACACTTCCGCAGCTGCGAAGCTAGAAGAGGTCGAAGTGATAGAGCTACTGCACGACGACTCAGACGTGTATGCACCAGAAGCTTCCCCAAGCAGCACGTCTTCAGTATTCAAAGAGgtcaaaaaagttgaagGCGAACCTGTAACTTGTCCGCTATGCAGCAAAGATCTTACGGACTGGGAGAACTACCAAAGAGAAGCACACGCTGAGAACtgtcttgaaaaatccaaCGACTCCAATACATCTATTGCTAGAAcaagcaagaaaagagcGGTTATTAGACCTCCACTGCCTCAGATAAAGGTTCTCGAGTTCAGCAATAAACACAAAATAGTCGTTGATGGATTCAACTTTGATAGAAAACCTGATATAACTCAATATTTCTTATCGCATTTCCATGCAGACCATTACATGGGGCTGAAGAAGTCGTGGGATAACGGTAGTATATATGGCTCACAAGTGACCATAAATTTAATGCTACAAAAATTTAACATACCAAGAGATCTGGTAAGAATCCTCCCGATGAACGTGGAAACGTGGTTCGAACCCACAATTTCTGTAATCCCCTTGGATGCGAATCATTGTCCCGGTGCAACAGTTTTCCTGTTCCAAGAATGGGATACAACAAGAACGAAAACTGTCAAACAAATATTGCATACGGGCGATTTCCGGAGCAACGACTCTTTGGTAACGAAGCTGAATGATATATGTGTCACGCCAATTGATCAGGTTTATTTAGATACCACGTATCTCATACCAGGGTTCCATTTTCCCCATCAGAAAAGCGTACTCAAAGTATCTGCAGACTTCTGCTTACAGATAATCAAACAGGGCAAGAGCAAGCTGTTCAACGATACCCAGAGGTCcatattcaatttcagacTAGTCGTCAAGCCCCAAAAATATCTTTACAAGTGTCTTTTTCTGGTGGGAACTTACACCATTGGCAAGGAGCGACTAGCAATCTCCATAGCGCAGGCGCTCGGGACAAAAATATACGTGCCTAAAGGCACTCCCAGGTGCAGGATAATATCGCAATATTTGGACTACTTCCCACCGCACCTGATAAGCCACAACCTGGAGGAATGCTGCGTTCATCTAGTCCCCCTTTCAGTTTTGCACTCGAAGGAAACGATAGACCAATACTTCAAACCCTTTACCTCTATCTATCAGGACCTCGTCGGATTCATACCCACAGGATGGACATACACCAACAAATATGCCATCGACCTAAACTTCGCGGATACCGCACAAAGAATCGCATATTGCAGGCAAGTTCTCAACGACGATGCCACAGACAGGTTGGACGTGCAGTTTATTCTCAAGCAGTACAAACGCCATGCCAAGTATCAAGTTTTCCGAGTGCCTTACTCTGAGCACAGTAGTTTCAAGGATCTTGTGCGATTTGGCACTTCTGTCAACTACAAACAGATGTTGGCCACTGTAAATTTGCATAGTCTAGACAAGATAAGGGACATGAACGAGTGGTTCAAAGCTTGGCAGACAATTGCCCACTCGCATGCGACGTAG
- the CIN4 gene encoding Arf family GTPase CIN4 (similar to Saccharomyces cerevisiae CIN4 (YMR138W); ancestral locus Anc_2.393), which produces MGLLTIIKKQKLKDKEIRCLILGLDNSGKSTIVNKLLPENEKDDEISPTVGFQIHTLEYNTDSQRYQIALWDVGGQTTLRPFWDNYFDRTDVLIWCIDASLPLRFSESFKELKCFLLRDEGRIGYDCQVIIAMNKMDLLQDARALDEIKTTITKQLGSMIPIVFVGCSGLTGEGLSELLSTIVSKREHMYMM; this is translated from the coding sequence atgGGGCTCTTAACAATAATCAAGAAGCAGAAACTGAAGGACAAAGAGATCAGATGTCTGATACTTGGACTCGACAATTCTGGCAAGTCGACAATTGTCAACAAGTTACTGcctgaaaatgaaaaagatgatgagaTTTCTCCCACAGTTGGCTTCCAAATACACACGCTTGAATATAACACTGACAGTCAACGATATCAGATTGCGCTGTGGGACGTTGGTGGCCAAACCACGCTGCGACCATTTTGGGATAACTACTTTGACAGAACAGACGTGCTTATTTGGTGCATTGATGCGAGTCTGCCGCTCCGATTCAGTGAATCGTTCAAAGAGCTGAAATGCTTCCTCCTACGAGATGAGGGTAGAATTGGGTATGATTGTCAAGTCATCATTGCCATGAACAAAATGGACTTGTTACAGGACGCGCGTGCGCTAGACGAGATCAAGACTACTATCACAAAGCAACTTGGATCCATGATACCAATAGTATTTGTAGGATGCAGTGGCCTAACTGGTGAGGGTTTGTCAGAACTGTTGTCTACAATTGTTTCGAAACGAGAGCATATGTACATGATGTAG
- the MDH3 gene encoding malate dehydrogenase MDH3 (similar to Saccharomyces cerevisiae MDH3 (YDL078C); ancestral locus Anc_2.392) codes for MVKVCVVGASGGIGQPLSLLLKLNPYVSELALYDVRLAPGVAQDLSHINTNSNVTGYSKDDIEGALKGSQVVVIPAGVPRKPGMSRDDLFKINAGIIKGIVTSIGEYAPNSRILIISNPVNSTVPIAVEQLKAMGKLQPGNVMGVTTLDIVRAETFLVDYLANVKKSPTRQYDKTAISKEVTVIGGHSGKTIVPVVRNELYIDSLQDQYAEFIHRVQFGGDEVVKAKDGAGSATLSMALAGYRFTETILRSIHREATTPIPTFVYLPGISNGRQIQKKLRNEALEYFSLPVRLVDGRVSAIDASVLDHLSAKEQEMVHTAIQELLGSIDKGKKFVIGSSKL; via the coding sequence ATGGTCAAAGTTTGTGTTGTGGGTGCTTCTGGTGGTATTGGCCAACCATTGTCTCTGTTGCTGAAGCTGAACCCATATGTATCGGAGTTGGCATTGTACGATGTTAGACTCGCTCCAGGTGTGGCACAGGACTTGTCGCACATCAATACGAATTCAAATGTAACCGGATACAGTAAAGACGACATCGAAGGAGCTTTGAAGGGCTCCCAAGTAGTTGTCATTCCAGCCGGAGTTCCAAGGAAACCCGGCATGTCAAGAGACGACCTGTTCAAGATTAATGCTGGCATCATAAAAGGCATCGTCACGTCGATTGGCGAGTACGCCCCAAACTCGAGAATTCTGATCATTTCCAATCCCGTCAACAGTACGGTCCCCATAGCCGTGGAGCAATTGAAAGCGATGGGCAAGCTTCAACCGGGCAATGTCATGGGGGTGACTACCCTGGACATTGTGCGCGCAGAGACATTCCTGGTCGATTACTTGGCCAACGTGAAGAAAAGTCCCACCAGACAGTACGACAAGACCGCCATTTCGAAAGAAGTGACCGTCATCGGCGGCCATTCCGGAAAGACTATTGTGCCCGTCGTCAGAAACGAGCTCTATATCGACTCGCTCCAGGACCAGTACGCTGAATTCATCCACAGGGTGCAGTTCGGAGGCGACGAAGTTGTCAAGGCCAAGGACGGCGCAGGTTCGGCCACCTTGTCGATGGCGTTGGCGGGCTACAGATTCACAGAGACGATACTCAGGAGCATCCACCGCGAGGCGACGACTCCGATCCCCACCTTCGTTTACCTGCCAGGCATCTCGAACGGCCGCCAAATCCAGAAGAAGCTGCGCAACGAGGCGTTGGAGTACTTTTCGCTTCCAGTGAGACTGGTCGACGGCCGCGTTTCTGCCATAGATGCTTCCGTGCTCGACCATCTCTCCGCCaaggaacaagaaatggTCCACACCGCGATCCAAGAGTTACTGGGCAGTATCGACAAGGGCAAGAAATTCGTCATTGGGTCCTCCAAGTTGTAG
- a CDS encoding GSK family serine/threonine-protein kinase (similar to Saccharomyces cerevisiae MRK1 (YDL079C) and RIM11 (YMR139W); ancestral locus Anc_2.391) codes for MNVSELTNQAIVQKQVYYGHPNEQGTNEPIQISYPTTEVVGHGSFGVVFTTTIEETNEMVAIKKVLQDRRFKNRELEIMKLLKHKNIIDLKYYFYEKDTQGEVYLNLILDFMPQSLYQRLRHFVHQQSVMPRLEIKCYMYQLFKALNYLHHHTNVCHRDIKPQNLLVNPNNWELKLCDFGSAKQLKPSEPNVSYICSRYYRAPELIFGATNYTNQIDVWSSACVMAELLLGQPMFPGESGIDQLVEIIKILGTPSKQEICAMNPNYMEHKFPQIKPIPLNKVFKKEDDSTVEFLNNMLRYDPLERFNSLQCLCSTYFDELRYSQDNLREIVNNLDLLHFDYQTELGHLTNDQLAAVKLKLMPNII; via the coding sequence ATGAATGTTTCAGAACTTACTAACCAAGCGATAGTACAAAAACAAGTCTATTATGGCCACCCAAATGAGCAAGGTACGAATGAACCGATACAGATAAGCTACCCAACGACAGAAGTAGTGGGGCACGGATCCTTTGGGGTTGTCTTCACGACAACCATTGAAGAAACGAACGAAATGGTGGCGATTaaaaaagttttgcaagatagaagattcaaaaatagGGAATTggaaataatgaaattgcTCAAACATAAAAACATAATAGATTTAAAGTATTATTTTTACGAAAAGGACACACAGGGTGAAGTTTATCTGAACTTGATTCTTGATTTCATGCCCCAGTCATTGTATCAACGATTACGtcattttgttcatcaACAAAGTGTTATGCCCAGACTAGAAATTAAGTGTTACATGTATCAGTTATTCAAGGCATTAAATTATTTGCATCATCACACAAACGTGTGTCATAGAGATATTAAGCCGCAAAACTTACTGGTAAATCCAAATAATTGGGAATTAAAGCTTTGTGATTTTGGTTCAGCGAAGCAATTAAAACCGTCCGAACCGAATGTTTCGTATATTTGCTCGCGTTATTATCGTGCCCCAGAATTAATCTTTGGTGCAACCAATTATACAAACCAAATTGACGTTTGGTCATCTGCTTGCGTTATGGCAGAATTATTGTTAGGCCAACCAATGTTTCCTGGGGAAAGTGGTATTGATCAACTGGTtgaaattataaaaattttagGCACGCCCTcaaaacaagaaatttgTGCAATGAATCCAAATTACATGGAACATAAATTTCCCCAGATTAAACCAATACCATTGAATAAGgttttcaagaaagagGATGATTCTACAGTTGAATTTTTAAACAACATGTTACGGTATGACCCTTTAGAAAGGTTCAATTCTTTGCAATGCTTATGTTCAActtattttgatgaattacGATATTCCCAAGATAATTTAAGAGAAATTGTCAATAATCTAGATTTGCTACATTTTGATTATCAAACAGAATTAGGTCACTTAACAAATGACCAATTAGCTGCTGTAAAATTAAAATTAATGCCCAACATAATATAA